In Callospermophilus lateralis isolate mCalLat2 chromosome 19, mCalLat2.hap1, whole genome shotgun sequence, the following are encoded in one genomic region:
- the Dtx2 gene encoding putative E3 ubiquitin-protein ligase DTX2 isoform X3 produces the protein MRAVRRHLFPQHSAPGRGITWEWLSDDGSWTAYEASVCDYLEQQVARGNQLVDLAPLGYNYTVNYATHTQTNKTSSFCRSVRRQAGPPYPVTTVIAPPGHTGVACSCHQCLHGSGTGPVSGRYRHSMTNLPAYPVPQGSHRTAIVFGAHQAFAPYNKPSLSGARSAPRLNTTNPWGGAPPALGSQPFFRSSLSHLGPQLLPPGPSTSGGASASLPSGPSSSPGSIPATVPLQMPKPSRVQQALAGMTNVLMSAIGLPVCLSRAPQPASPPASCLASKSHSSVKRLRKVSVKEGAPKPEPEQVIRSYTEELKTPPDEDCIICMEKLCVVSGYGDVTDSKTLGPVAVGRLTKCSHTFHLLCLLAMYCNGNKDGSLQCPSCKTIYGEKTGTQPRGKMEVFRFQVSLPGHEDCGTILIVYNIPHGIQGPEHPNPGKPFTARGFPRQCYLPDNAQGRKVLELLKVAWKRRLIFTVGTSSTTGETDTVVWNEIHHKTEMDRNVTGHGYPDPDYLQNVLAELAAQGVTEDCLEQQ, from the exons ATGCGGGCTGTGCGCAGGCACCTGTTCCCCCAGCACTCAGCCCCAGGCCGGGGCATCACCTGGGAGTGGCTGAGTGACGACGGCTCCTGGACTGCCTATGAAGCCAGCGTCTGCGACTATCTGGAGCAGCAGGTGGCCAGGGGCAACCAGCTTGTGGACTTGGCTCCCCTGGGCTACAACTACACTGTCAACTATGCCACCCACACGCAAACCAACAAGACATCCAGCTTTTGCCGGAGTGTGCGGCGCCAGGCAGGGCCGCCTTACCCAGTGACCACTGTCATTGCCCCACCGGGCCACACCGGAGTCGCCTGCTCTTGCCATCAGTGCCTCCACGGCAGCGGAACTGGCCCTGTGTCAGGCCGCTACCGCCACTCCATGACTAATCTCCCTGCGTACCCTGTGCCTCAGGGCTCCCACAGGACCGCTATTGTCTTTGGGGCCCACCAGGCCTTTGCCCCATACAACAAACCCTCGCTCTCTGGGGCCAGGTCTGCACCCAGGCTGAACACGACCAACCCCTGGGGTGGGGCACCTCCCGCCCTGGGGAGCCAGCCCTTTTTCCGCTCCAGCCTCTCCCATCTGGGACCGCAGCTCCTGCCCCCAGGACCGTCCACTTCAGGTGGAGCCAG TGCCTCCCTTCCCAGCGGTCCCTCCAGCAGCCCTGGGAGCATCCCCGCCACTGTGCCATTGCAGATGCCAAAGCCCAGCAGGGTCCAGCAAGCACTGGCAG GCATGACGAATGTGCTGATGTCAGCCATTGGACTCCCTGTGTGTCTTAGCCGCGCACCCCAGCCCGCCAGCCCTCCCGCCTCCTGTTTGGCCTCTAAAAGCCACAGCTCAGTTAAGAGACTGAGGAAAGTGTCCGTGAAAG AAGGGGCTCCAAAGCCAGAGCCTGAGCAAGTGATCAGAAGCTACACCGAGGAGCTGAAGACACCCCCAGATGAG GACTGCATCATCTGCATGGAGAAGCTGTGCGTGGTGTCTGGCTATGGCGACGTGACTGACAGCAAGACCCTTGGGCCTGTGGCCGTGGGCCGCCTCACCAAGTGCAGCCACACCTTCCACCTGCTGTGTCTGCTGGCCATGTACTGCAACGGGAACAAG GATGGGAGCCTGCAGTGTCCTTCCTGCAAAACCATCTATGGGGAGAAGACTGGGACCCAGCCCCGGGGGAAGATGGAGGTTTTCAGATTCCAGGTGTCACTGCCTGGCCACGAGGACTGTGGGACGATACTCATAGTTTACAACATTCCTCACGGCATCCAG GGCCCTGAGCACCCCAATCCAGGAAAGCCGTTCACCGCCAGAGGGTTTCCCCGCCAGTGCTACCTTCCAGACAACGCCCAGGGCCGCAAG GTCTTGGAGCTCTTGAAGGTGGCCTGGAAGAGGAGACTGATCTTCACAGTTGGGACATCCAGCACCACGGGCGAGACTGACACCGTGGTTTGGAACGAGATCCACCACAAGACAGAGATGGACCGCAACGTGACAGGCCATGGCTACCCCGACCCCGACTACCTGCAGAATGTGCTGGCTGAGCTGGCCGCCCAGGGGGTGACCGAGGACTGCCTGGAGCAGCAGTGA
- the Upk3b gene encoding uroplakin-3b produces the protein MGPPRRQPCPCLLLLLVLSCFQTSLNLERIPYKPQITAWNLEGKVTATTFSLEQPRCVFDGHASARDTIWLVVAFTNASRDFRNPQTLADIPVSPRMLTDGHFMTLPLSLNQLPCEDPVGVSGSSPLLRVGNDFGCHQQPYCNVPLPGPGPYSVKFLLMDVGGTPTAETEWSDPITLHQGKAPSSIDTWPGRRSGCMIVIASILSSLAGLLLLAFLAASTVRFSSLWWPKEAPEHLRIGSFMGKRYVTHHIPPSEAATLPVGCEPGLDPLPSLSP, from the exons ATGGGGCCCCCCAGGAGGCAGCCTTGCCCTTGCCTGCTGCTCCTCTTGGTGCTGAGCTGTTTCCAAACCAGCCTGAACCTGG AACGGATCCCCTACAAGCCACAGATAACAGCCTGGAACCTGGAAGGGAAGGTCACGGCCACCACCTTCTCCCTGGAGCAGCCACGCTGTGTGTTTGATGGGCACGCCAGCGCCAGGGACACCATCTGGCTGGTGGTGGCCTTCACCAATG CCTCCAGGGATTTCCGGAACCCGCAGACCCTGGCTGACATTCCCGTCTCCCCACGGATGCTGACCGATGGCCACTTCATGACGTTGCCCCTGTCCCTGAACCAGCTGCCCTGTGAGGATCCAGTGGGTGTCAGTGGAAGCTCCCCCTTGCTGCGGGTGGGCAATGACTTCGGCTGCCACCAGCAACCCTACTGCAACGTCCCcctccctggccctggcccttacAG TGTCAAGTTCCTCCTGATGGATGTCGGTGGCACACCCACAGCTGAGACCGAGTGGTCCGATCCCATCACTCTGCACCAAG GGAAGGCCCCAAGCTCCATCGACACGTGGCCGGGGCGGCGGAGTGGCTGTATGATTGTAATCGCCTCCATCCTCTCGTCCCTGGCCGGCCTCCTGCTCCTGGCCTTCCTAGCAGCCTCTACAGTGCGCTT CTCCAGCCTGTGGTGGCCCAAGGAGGCCCCTGAGCATCTGCGGATCGGCTCCTTCATGGGGAAGCGCTACGTGACCCACCACATCCCGCCCAGTGAGGCTGCCACACTGCCTGTGGGCTGTGAGCCTGGCCTGGACCCTCTCCCCAGCCTCAGCCCCTAG
- the LOC143384878 gene encoding uroplakin-3b-like protein 1 — translation MLGLAVRARGVQSWWLVLLLLQLIGVPRGTGLEHISYVPRLSSVTLAGKLTQSTFTLEQPLGLFDDLNISNSDPIWLVVAHSNAIQNFTVPQKTKDIPAPANFSQKGYYLTLRANQKLYRRGGQASKQLPVLRVGNDTHCSWTKVGCNHPLQGSGPYRVKFLVMSKEGPVAETEWSKETRLQQAQVLQAVTGPQSAGTVVIIAILSVLLAILLAAVLITLTQA, via the exons ATGCTGGGCCTGGCCGTCAGGGCCAGAGGGGTACAGTCCTGGTGGCTGGTCCTACTGTTGCTGCAGCTTATTGGTGTCCCGCGGGGGACAGGCCTGG AGCACATCAGCTACGTGCCCCGGCTCTCCAGCGTCACCCTGGCCGGGAAGCTCACGCAGTCCACCTTCACGCTTGAGCAACCACTGGGCTTGTTCGATGACCTCAATATCTCTAACTCGGACCCCATCTGGCTGGTGGTGGCCCACAGCAACG CCATCCAGAACTTCACTGTCCCACAGAAGACAAAGGACATTCCTGCCCCGGCTAACTTCTCCCAGAAGGGCTACTACCTCACACTGAGGGCCAACCAGAAGCTCTACCGGCGTGGTGGCCAGGCCAGCAAGCAGCTCCCTGTCCTCCGTGTGGGCAATGATACACACTGCTCCTGGACAAAAGTGGGCTGCAATCACCCACTGCAGGGCTCGGGACCCTACAG GGTGAAGTTCCTGGTAATGAGCAAGGAGGGACCCGTGGCTGAGACAGAATGGTCCAAGGAGACCCGCCTACAGCAAG CCCAGGTATTGCAAGCTGTTACGGGGCCCCAGAGTGCAGGCACAGTGGTCATCATTGCCATCCTGTCGGTCCTGCTGGCCATCCTCCTGGCTGCTGTCCTCATCACGCTCACACAAGCCTAG